From a region of the Zingiber officinale cultivar Zhangliang chromosome 4B, Zo_v1.1, whole genome shotgun sequence genome:
- the LOC121977179 gene encoding EEF1A lysine methyltransferase 1-like gives MEKASIANPAAHQAWSEEDDDPPALSSHALQALREFLSEQSSLSEAGGGEGGGGSEEVRLVTEDWRLSQFWYDRETAETLVEEIRALHRSTSSPVACIACPTIYAYLKKIDPSIPAKLLEYDERFGQYGSDFVFYDYNQPEELPSSLKHSCQIIVVDPPYLSKECLEKVAQTIFLLARPDDSFLLLLTGAIQKERAAKLLKAHPCGFKPQHANKLGNEFLLFTNYDPAGRLGGWEKNE, from the exons ATGGAGAAGGCGTCGATCGCGAACCCCGCCGCTCACCAAGCGTGGAGCGAGGAGGATGACGATCCTCCGGCTCTTAGCTCGCATGCTCTGCAAGCGCTCAGGGAATTCCTCAGCGAGCAGTCCTCCCTCAGCGAGGCGGGAGGCGGCGAAGGAGGCGGCGGCTCGGAGGAGGTCAGGCTGGTGACTGAAGACTGGAGATTGAGCCAGTTCTGGTACGACCGGGAGACGGCGGAGACGCTCGTTGAAGAGATCAGGGCTCTGCATCGGTCAACCTCGTCGCCCGTCGCCTGCATCGCTTGCCCCACGATTTATGCTTATCTAAAG AAAATAGATCCTAGCATCCCAGCAAAATTGCTTGAGTATGATGAACGATTTGGACAATATGGTAGTGATTTTGTATTTTATGATTACAATCAGCCAGAGGAGCTGCCTTCATCATTAAAACACAGCTGTCAAATTATTGTTGTTGATCCACCTTATCTG AGCAAGGAATGCCTAGAGAAAGTAGCCCAAACAATTTTCTTATTGGCCCGCCCAGATGATTCATTTTTGCTGTTACTCACAG GGGCCATTCAAAAGGAGAGAGCTGCAAAGCTACTGAAGGCACACCCTTGTGGTTTCAAGCCTCAGCACGCCAACAAACTCGGCAACGAGTTCCTGCTCTTCACAAATTACGATCCGGCTGGAAGATTGGGTGGTTGGGAGAAAAATGAATAA
- the LOC121977180 gene encoding serine/threonine-protein kinase TOUSLED-like isoform X2, with the protein MSDDIVMQLSSSSSPPDPSLPTKLAKLEARMAGKSSSSLTIQSAWQSPPPPPPPPMRFAEQEELPDSSSDDDNGEEFLIQHNIQKRQRFEEGDHDLAIEQYKETTNGRVKPLESLEIRRNLDESNKKKQGRGRGRPSTGRGRGSKTSEQTRVVSTSSVISNGQLESPAKKDILSKLPLGNDDRITLLQEISLLRSKNATLEEELNKARHEASETHNLARQFEKELKELKEHNQQMKTKRIKVLSDLLISFSKAERQEARVKVRQESVRLGNVAVLRTGTIISEAWEEGQALKDINAHLKSLLEMRESIERYKKSLKKRQPDKGDGSDMETSMSDEDFVVQDEICKSRLASIKREEESCLREKERYELEKGKLIREMKRIRDEDGSRFNNFSILNQRYALLNLLGKGGFSEVYKAFDLVEYRYVACKLHGLNGQWSEEKKQSYIRHAIREYNIHKTLVHPNIVRLWDIFEIDHNTFCTVLEYCSGKDLDAVLKATPILPEKEAKIIIVQIFNGLVYLNKRPQKIIHYDLKPGNVLFDEVGVAKVTDFGLSKIVEDDVGSQGMELTSQGAGTYWYLPPECFDLSKTPLISSKVDVWSAGVILYQMLFGRRPFGHDQTQERILREDTIINARKVEFPSKPSVSNEAKELMRRCLTYNQAERPDVLTIAQDPYLSYSKR; encoded by the exons ATGTCCGACGACATAGTCATGCAGTTATCTTCGAGTTCGAGTCCTCCTGATCCGTCCCTACCGACGAAGCTGGCCAAGCTGGAGGCTCGCATGGCGGGGAAGAGCTCGTCTTCACTCACAATTCAGTCGGCGTGGCAGTctcctccgcctcctcctcctcctccgatgAGGTTTGCGGAGCAAGAGGAATTGCCTGACTCATCCTCTGACGATGAT AATGGCGAAGAGTTCTTGATACAACACAACATTCAGAAGCGCCAGAGATTTGAAGAAGGTGATCATGATCTAGCTATTGAACAATATAAG GAAACAACAAATGGAAGGGTAAAGCCCTTGGAGAGTCTTGAGATTAGAAGAAATTTGGATGAGTCAAATAAGAAAAAGCAAGGTCGTGGTAGAGGTCGTCCATCAACTGGTAGGGGTCGTGGCTCAAAGACATCTGAGCAAACTCGTGTAGTATCAACTTCCTCAGTTATCTCAAATGGACAACTTGAGAGTCCCGCAAAAAAG GACATTTTGTCTAAACTGCCACTTGGGAATGATGATAGAATTACCTTGTTGCag GAAATATCATTATTACGTAGCAAAAATGCAACCTTGGAGGAAGAGTTAAATAAGGCACGCCATGAAGCATCTGAAACTCATAATCTTGCCCGCCAGTTTGAAAAG GAACTAAAAGAACTCAAAGAACATAATCAACAAATGAAGACAAAG CGGATTAAAGTGCTATCTGATCTACTGATATCATTCTCAAAAGCAGAGAGGCAGGAAGCAAGGGTGAAAGTACGACAAGAATCTGTTAGGCTCGGAAATGTTGCTGTTCTTAG GACTGGAACCATTATTTCAGAGGCATGGGAGGAAGGTCAAGCATTAAAGGATATTAATGCTCACCTA AAATCATTATTGGAGATGAGAGAATCTATTGAGCGGTACAAGAAATCTCTGAAGAAAAGACAACCTG ACAAAGGTGATGGCAGTGACATGGAAACTAGCATGTCAGATGAAGATTTTGTTGTACAGGATGAGATTTGTAAGTCTCGTTTGGCAAGCATCAAGAGG gaggaagagagctgtTTGAGAGAGAAGGAACGTTATGAACTGGAAAAGGGAAAGCTTATACGTGAAATGAAGCGGATCCGAGATGAAGATGGTTCACGCTTCAACAATTTCTCTATTCTTAACCAACGTTATGCTCTCCTCAACCTCCTAGGAAAAGGAGGATTTAGCGAGGTTTACAAG GCATTTGATTTAGTGGAGTATAGATATGTTGCATGTAAGCTTCATGGTTTGAATGGCCAATGGAGTGAAGAGAAGAAGCAAAGTTACATACGACATGCAATTAGGGAGTACAATATACACAAGACTTTAGTGCATCCTAACATTGTGCGGCTATGGGATATCTTCGAGATTGATCACAACACTTTCTGCACTGTCTTAGAATATTGCAGCG GCAAAGATCTTGATGCTGTCCTAAAGGCAACACCAATTCTCCCAGAGAAGGAAGCTAAAATTATAATTGTTCAGATATTTAATGGCCTTGTCTACTTGAATAAGAGACCTCAAAAGATCATCCATTACGACTTGAAACCTGGTAATGTTCTCTTTGATGAGGTTGGTGTTGCCAAAGTGACTGATTTTGGCCTAAGTAAAATAGTGGaggatgatgttggatctcagggTATGGAACTTACTTCCCAAGGTGCTGGAACATATTG GTACCTGCCTCCAGAATGCTTCGACCTCAGCAAAACACCATTGATATCTTCGAAG GTGGATGTCTGGTCGGCCGGTGTGATTCTGTATCAAATGCTCTTCGGCAGACGCCCCTTTGGTCATGACCAGACTCAAGAGAGAATCCTTCGTGAAGACACCATCATCAATGCTCGCAAAGTGGAATTTCCTTCAAAGCCATCTGTTTCAAACGAGGCAAAG GAGCTAATGCGTCGGTGCTTGACGTATAATCAAGCAGAAAGGCCTGATGTTCTAACCATCGCTCAGGATCCTTATCTCTCCTATTCAAAGAGATAA
- the LOC121977180 gene encoding serine/threonine-protein kinase TOUSLED-like isoform X1: MSDDIVMQLSSSSSPPDPSLPTKLAKLEARMAGKSSSSLTIQSAWQSPPPPPPPPMRFAEQEELPDSSSDDDNGEEFLIQHNIQKRQRFEEGDHDLAIEQYKETTNGRVKPLESLEIRRNLDESNKKKQGRGRGRPSTGRGRGSKTSEQTRVVSTSSVISNGQLESPAKKDILSKLPLGNDDRITLLQQEISLLRSKNATLEEELNKARHEASETHNLARQFEKELKELKEHNQQMKTKRIKVLSDLLISFSKAERQEARVKVRQESVRLGNVAVLRTGTIISEAWEEGQALKDINAHLKSLLEMRESIERYKKSLKKRQPDKGDGSDMETSMSDEDFVVQDEICKSRLASIKREEESCLREKERYELEKGKLIREMKRIRDEDGSRFNNFSILNQRYALLNLLGKGGFSEVYKAFDLVEYRYVACKLHGLNGQWSEEKKQSYIRHAIREYNIHKTLVHPNIVRLWDIFEIDHNTFCTVLEYCSGKDLDAVLKATPILPEKEAKIIIVQIFNGLVYLNKRPQKIIHYDLKPGNVLFDEVGVAKVTDFGLSKIVEDDVGSQGMELTSQGAGTYWYLPPECFDLSKTPLISSKVDVWSAGVILYQMLFGRRPFGHDQTQERILREDTIINARKVEFPSKPSVSNEAKELMRRCLTYNQAERPDVLTIAQDPYLSYSKR, encoded by the exons ATGTCCGACGACATAGTCATGCAGTTATCTTCGAGTTCGAGTCCTCCTGATCCGTCCCTACCGACGAAGCTGGCCAAGCTGGAGGCTCGCATGGCGGGGAAGAGCTCGTCTTCACTCACAATTCAGTCGGCGTGGCAGTctcctccgcctcctcctcctcctccgatgAGGTTTGCGGAGCAAGAGGAATTGCCTGACTCATCCTCTGACGATGAT AATGGCGAAGAGTTCTTGATACAACACAACATTCAGAAGCGCCAGAGATTTGAAGAAGGTGATCATGATCTAGCTATTGAACAATATAAG GAAACAACAAATGGAAGGGTAAAGCCCTTGGAGAGTCTTGAGATTAGAAGAAATTTGGATGAGTCAAATAAGAAAAAGCAAGGTCGTGGTAGAGGTCGTCCATCAACTGGTAGGGGTCGTGGCTCAAAGACATCTGAGCAAACTCGTGTAGTATCAACTTCCTCAGTTATCTCAAATGGACAACTTGAGAGTCCCGCAAAAAAG GACATTTTGTCTAAACTGCCACTTGGGAATGATGATAGAATTACCTTGTTGCag CAGGAAATATCATTATTACGTAGCAAAAATGCAACCTTGGAGGAAGAGTTAAATAAGGCACGCCATGAAGCATCTGAAACTCATAATCTTGCCCGCCAGTTTGAAAAG GAACTAAAAGAACTCAAAGAACATAATCAACAAATGAAGACAAAG CGGATTAAAGTGCTATCTGATCTACTGATATCATTCTCAAAAGCAGAGAGGCAGGAAGCAAGGGTGAAAGTACGACAAGAATCTGTTAGGCTCGGAAATGTTGCTGTTCTTAG GACTGGAACCATTATTTCAGAGGCATGGGAGGAAGGTCAAGCATTAAAGGATATTAATGCTCACCTA AAATCATTATTGGAGATGAGAGAATCTATTGAGCGGTACAAGAAATCTCTGAAGAAAAGACAACCTG ACAAAGGTGATGGCAGTGACATGGAAACTAGCATGTCAGATGAAGATTTTGTTGTACAGGATGAGATTTGTAAGTCTCGTTTGGCAAGCATCAAGAGG gaggaagagagctgtTTGAGAGAGAAGGAACGTTATGAACTGGAAAAGGGAAAGCTTATACGTGAAATGAAGCGGATCCGAGATGAAGATGGTTCACGCTTCAACAATTTCTCTATTCTTAACCAACGTTATGCTCTCCTCAACCTCCTAGGAAAAGGAGGATTTAGCGAGGTTTACAAG GCATTTGATTTAGTGGAGTATAGATATGTTGCATGTAAGCTTCATGGTTTGAATGGCCAATGGAGTGAAGAGAAGAAGCAAAGTTACATACGACATGCAATTAGGGAGTACAATATACACAAGACTTTAGTGCATCCTAACATTGTGCGGCTATGGGATATCTTCGAGATTGATCACAACACTTTCTGCACTGTCTTAGAATATTGCAGCG GCAAAGATCTTGATGCTGTCCTAAAGGCAACACCAATTCTCCCAGAGAAGGAAGCTAAAATTATAATTGTTCAGATATTTAATGGCCTTGTCTACTTGAATAAGAGACCTCAAAAGATCATCCATTACGACTTGAAACCTGGTAATGTTCTCTTTGATGAGGTTGGTGTTGCCAAAGTGACTGATTTTGGCCTAAGTAAAATAGTGGaggatgatgttggatctcagggTATGGAACTTACTTCCCAAGGTGCTGGAACATATTG GTACCTGCCTCCAGAATGCTTCGACCTCAGCAAAACACCATTGATATCTTCGAAG GTGGATGTCTGGTCGGCCGGTGTGATTCTGTATCAAATGCTCTTCGGCAGACGCCCCTTTGGTCATGACCAGACTCAAGAGAGAATCCTTCGTGAAGACACCATCATCAATGCTCGCAAAGTGGAATTTCCTTCAAAGCCATCTGTTTCAAACGAGGCAAAG GAGCTAATGCGTCGGTGCTTGACGTATAATCAAGCAGAAAGGCCTGATGTTCTAACCATCGCTCAGGATCCTTATCTCTCCTATTCAAAGAGATAA
- the LOC121977181 gene encoding uncharacterized protein At4g28440-like, translating into MAESKPAMRKPEFTKVDQLRPGTNGHTLVVKVVDAKMVMAKGRPNGPQVRQMRLAECLVGDETGMIIFTARNEQVDLMKADTTVVLRNAKIDMFKGSMRLAVDKWGRIEVADPADFTVKQDNNLSLIEFELVTVVEE; encoded by the exons ATGGCTGAGTCGAAGCCTGCCATGAGGAAACCTGAGTTTACCAAGGTCGATCAGCTTAGGCCTGGCACCAACGGCCATACGCTCGTGGTTAAGGTGGTCGATGCAAAGATGGTGATGGCAAAGGGGCGCCCGAATGGTCCTCAGGTTCGTCAGATGCGCTTAGCTGAATGTTTGGTGGGAGATGAAACTGGAATGATCATCTTCACGGCCAGGAATGAGCAAG TTGATTTGATGAAGGCAGATACTACTGTAGTACTTAGAAATGCAAAGATCGACATGTTCAAAGGATCAATGCGGCTTGCTGTGGACAAGTGGGGACGGATTGAAGTCGCAGATCCAGCTGATTTCACTGTGAAACAGGACAACAATCTATCCCTGATCGAGTTTGAGCTGGTGACTGTCGTGGAAGAATGA
- the LOC121978777 gene encoding proline-rich receptor-like protein kinase PERK2, translating into MEVRVLSLLLFFFFFLFFLCSSVSAARHLTVFIPLPKPSLLPPVSIRPPNPPRSSSLLPPKPGLPSKPMPSLLVSKPLKPSKFRLPPIPFLPRKKRTPTPSRLVTKPLKPSKSRLPPIPFLPRKKRTPTTASASLLASNPLLPSKSSLLPPIPFLPPKMQTPTPSLQPPKPLLPSAMIGLPQIPSFQPSPPAKP; encoded by the coding sequence ATGGAAGTCAGAGTCCTGTCgctgctcctcttcttcttcttcttcctcttcttcctctgctCCTCTGTTAGCGCCGCCAGGCACTTGACCGTCTTCATTCCTCTGCCTAAACCGTCGCTTCTTCCGCCGGTGTCTATCCGGCCTCCCAATCCCCCCAGGTCGTCGTCGCTTCTGCCACCGAAGCCAGGGTTGCCCTCGAAGCCGATGCCGTCGCTTCTGGTGTCGAAACCGCTGAAGCCGTCCAAGTTTCGCCTGCCTCCCATTCCCTTCCTGCCTCGGAAGAAGAGGACGCCGACGCCGTCGCGTCTGGTGACGAAACCACTGAAGCCGTCCAAGTCTCGCCTGCCTCCCATTCCCTTCCTGCCGCGGAAGAAGAGGACGCCGACGACGGCGTCGGCGTCGCTTTTGGCGTCCAACCCACTGCTGCCATCGAAGTCGTCTCTCCTCCCTCCAATCCCTTTCCTGCCGCCCAAGATGCAGACGCCGACGCCGTCGCTCCAGCCGCCAAAGCCACTTTTGCCATCGGCGATGATCGGCCTCCCTCAGATTCCCAGCTTCCAGCCGTCGCCGCCGGCCAAACCATGA